TGCAAGGCAGCACAATAATATGAATTCGTGCTTCTGTGACCGATCATTGCTCTTAAGCAAATTCATTAGGCGTGGCACCCCATTAGCCTCGATTATCGCCTTTGAATGCTCCACACAATTAAAATTATCTTGAGCtacaaatttacaaagagcaaTAGCAGCTTCAGTAGCCACATCAACACTCTTATGCCCAAGTTGGGTGACTAAAGGGCCAAGTATTCGAGTTTCTTTTGCAGGAAAGGTTCTCGCCAAGGACCCTATCGATTTTATAGTGGGAATCAACAAGTGTACACTATTCTCCTCATTAATTACTCTCAAGAGCTGTTCTAAAATCACTCGAGCAGCAGGGGAGTTGGGCTTAAAAGCCACTTGTCTCAGATCAGCATTGGCTTCAGCCACTGCAGCCAACTCCATCACTGTCATCAAACAGTTGAGTTGCAACTCCCCATGCTCCTTTTCAATGAGTTTCGCTAGACAAACTAAAGCTTTTGTCTCAGTAATTTTCCTACTATTGAACAAACTTCCCTGGGCTAACTTCCACAATGCCCCTGCACAACTAACTTTAAGCCTGTGTTTCATATCAGGTGACTCGGCTTCTCTCTCCTTGCGTCCACCTCTACTACTCCCATCAGAATACAATGACAATGACGACGAAGAATTTGAATGAAAAGTTTTCTTAGTAACTTCCTTATTTATCTGAACAAGTGAATGTATACTAGGCTTACCTGAGGGTGCCTTGGCTTCCTCCACAACAATATCCATTCCCAACAAAGTCACCAACGGCCTAGTCACATTCTCTCTTCCCAAGTCCTCCCGGACCCCTTCATCCAATTCCGCCATTCTAGCCACTAAATTCACCAACACAATCTGAACCCTCATCGGAGATTCCCCAATTGCTTTAACCACAATCGGAACTGCTGAAACCTCACCGGCAATTGCCTGAACCTTCTCCTGATCAGTCCCTAAGTTATAAAGAGCAGTAGCAGCCGCCATTTGAGCTTCAGCAGAAGCCCCATCTTTCAAAAGCTTAAGCAACGGCGCAACCCCACCTTCCTGCACTATAATTTTCATGTTCCGGTTATTGTCTCGAGCCAACGAAGCAAGCTCATTGGCGGCATCTACACGGTCCTT
This genomic window from Daucus carota subsp. sativus chromosome 7, DH1 v3.0, whole genome shotgun sequence contains:
- the LOC108196772 gene encoding uncharacterized protein LOC108196772 yields the protein MAATAATDQDENSIQDELSHQILLAERVIKLAQEAESSKLECSDLAKQSTQLAHLLRSVVRLTSSTQSLYERPLRRIITDSSMNLDRALKLVRKCKHGGVLRLVVAITTTADFRKVSNLLESSIADIKWLISIYDSESGTNLSLPPIASNDPILAWVWSYVATIQMGQLKDRVDAANELASLARDNNRNMKIIVQEGGVAPLLKLLKDGASAEAQMAAATALYNLGTDQEKVQAIAGEVSAVPIVVKAIGESPMRVQIVLVNLVARMAELDEGVREDLGRENVTRPLVTLLGMDIVVEEAKAPSGKPSIHSLVQINKEVTKKTFHSNSSSSLSLYSDGSSRGGRKEREAESPDMKHRLKVSCAGALWKLAQGSLFNSRKITETKALVCLAKLIEKEHGELQLNCLMTVMELAAVAEANADLRQVAFKPNSPAARVILEQLLRVINEENSVHLLIPTIKSIGSLARTFPAKETRILGPLVTQLGHKSVDVATEAAIALCKFVAQDNFNCVEHSKAIIEANGVPRLMNLLKSNDRSQKHEFILLCCLAIHVSNSPALEQARALSVIEGAARSMLAHHPELRELFAKAVDHLTLYQPGAHSHHKHSYVP